Proteins encoded in a region of the Diospyros lotus cultivar Yz01 chromosome 9, ASM1463336v1, whole genome shotgun sequence genome:
- the LOC127810086 gene encoding heavy metal-associated isoprenylated plant protein 43-like isoform X1, with translation MHSFKFPSSLVHLFPCIFTLLQVTELKVCISCEKCKTQILKAVTKLEGIVEVSVDEQKEILKVVGDVDPIQVVKQVRKTGKTAVFGSVSESKPKPEAANPPKKNPPEKKQPEPGNPPPAPLPPYCSPCHLVEEMLTFNSVICSNIIMHGNR, from the exons ATGCACTCATTCAAGTTTCCTTCATCTCTTGTTCATCTGTTTCCATGCATATTTACATTACTGCAGGTAACAGAGTTGAAGGTCTGCATCTCCTGCGAGAAATGCAAGACTCAGATACTGAAAGCAGTCACAAAACTTGAAG GTATTGTAGAAGTATCTGTGGATGAACAGAAGGAGATACTGAAGGTGGTTGGGGACGTTGATCCAATTCAAGTAGTAAAGCAAGTGAGGAAGACTGGGAAGACTGCAGTTTTCGGCAGTGTTAGTGAATCAAAGCCAAAGCCGGAGGCTGCAAATCCTCCCAAGAAGAATCCTCCAGAGAAGAAGCAGCCTGAGCCTGGAAATCCTCCTCCAGCTCCTCTGCCTCCTTATTGCAGTCCCTGCCACCTTGTCGAG GAGATGCTGACCTTCAACTCTGTTATCTGCAGCAATATAATTATGCATGGAAACAGATGA
- the LOC127810086 gene encoding heavy metal-associated isoprenylated plant protein 43-like isoform X4, whose amino-acid sequence MHSFKFPSSLVHLFPCIFTLLQVTELKVCISCEKCKTQILKAVTKLEGIVEVSVDEQKEILKVVGDVDPIQVVKQVRKTGKTAVFGSVSESKPKPEAANPPKKNPPEKKQPEPGNPPPAPLPPYCSPCHLVEQYNYAWKQMNKR is encoded by the exons ATGCACTCATTCAAGTTTCCTTCATCTCTTGTTCATCTGTTTCCATGCATATTTACATTACTGCAGGTAACAGAGTTGAAGGTCTGCATCTCCTGCGAGAAATGCAAGACTCAGATACTGAAAGCAGTCACAAAACTTGAAG GTATTGTAGAAGTATCTGTGGATGAACAGAAGGAGATACTGAAGGTGGTTGGGGACGTTGATCCAATTCAAGTAGTAAAGCAAGTGAGGAAGACTGGGAAGACTGCAGTTTTCGGCAGTGTTAGTGAATCAAAGCCAAAGCCGGAGGCTGCAAATCCTCCCAAGAAGAATCCTCCAGAGAAGAAGCAGCCTGAGCCTGGAAATCCTCCTCCAGCTCCTCTGCCTCCTTATTGCAGTCCCTGCCACCTTGTCGAG CAATATAATTATGCATGGAAACAGATGAACAAGAGATGA
- the LOC127810086 gene encoding heavy metal-associated isoprenylated plant protein 43-like isoform X3, with the protein MHSFKFPSSLVHLFPCIFTLLQVTELKVCISCEKCKTQILKAVTKLEGIVEVSVDEQKEILKVVGDVDPIQVVKQVRKTGKTAVFGSVSESKPKPEAANPPKKNPPEKKQPEPGNPPPAPLPPYCSPCHLVEVRYEPYGGPYCSVM; encoded by the exons ATGCACTCATTCAAGTTTCCTTCATCTCTTGTTCATCTGTTTCCATGCATATTTACATTACTGCAGGTAACAGAGTTGAAGGTCTGCATCTCCTGCGAGAAATGCAAGACTCAGATACTGAAAGCAGTCACAAAACTTGAAG GTATTGTAGAAGTATCTGTGGATGAACAGAAGGAGATACTGAAGGTGGTTGGGGACGTTGATCCAATTCAAGTAGTAAAGCAAGTGAGGAAGACTGGGAAGACTGCAGTTTTCGGCAGTGTTAGTGAATCAAAGCCAAAGCCGGAGGCTGCAAATCCTCCCAAGAAGAATCCTCCAGAGAAGAAGCAGCCTGAGCCTGGAAATCCTCCTCCAGCTCCTCTGCCTCCTTATTGCAGTCCCTGCCACCTTGTCGAGGTGCGCTATGAGCCATATGGTGGCCCGTACTGCTCCGTTATGTGA